Genomic DNA from Papaver somniferum cultivar HN1 unplaced genomic scaffold, ASM357369v1 unplaced-scaffold_29, whole genome shotgun sequence:
TGATTTACATCTTCAAATACAATCGTAGTGTATATCAAATTAGCATAAGGTCAACAATTTAAACGATGGTTAAAGGGTAAGAAACTTTCTTGCTTACTGTTACCTCTTTGTTAGATAAATTTTGTTCTTAGAAACTTCATCCTGCCACACTTTTGATTCTCAACTACCTTTTGTATCCTTTAGTGAAGTTTACATTTTCTGTCAAACCCACTACATGGAGGTAGGATGGTATCCATGACAATACCAGGCAAATACATTTGATCTCATCAAAGGATTAGTGTATCTTCCAGTTCTTAAATTATAAGTTTGCAGCTTTAGGCCATTTACCGGGAAACAATGAATACACTGGGAGCATTTTCTTTTAGGTAAGTAAAACAAAGAAGGGAAGTTAACTCTACCCCCTTATAGTCAAGACTCAAGAAAAGTTTATCATACATTGAGAATATGATCCTGTTTTTTGACATTCAGTAGTCAGGGAAATCTCTTTAGCATTTCCAatgaaaagaattaatagaacAAAATAAAATGAGATATTATATACTCTCAGAATTTCAGTGAGTCCATAATCATATCATCAGGATTTTTGAACCTAGTGACTCAAAGCAATTATTGGTAGCCCCTCTACTATATTCCTCTGATAGTTCCGGCACTATCTCATGAAGCAATTGATAGCTTCATGTAAAACTTTAACACACAGTTCTTACCAGTAAAACGTGCTTTGCAACGTGTTTAATTGGTTCAAATATGTTGGCTAAGACCTTTCATTTTATGTTATTTGAGGGAATTTGAGTCTTTCTTGATGATTAAAGTAGGTTTTTTTGTGGGGTTTCCAATGGGTGTTTCTTTTTTATTGTTAAGAATCTTGGGGGTTTGTTTGAGGAGTATGTTTGGGATCACATTCAACGTTCATTGCTAGATTTATTAACGTCATGTCTTCATTTTTTTCTTGAAATTGTAGATGATGACTTTGCGGTATCAAGAATCAGAGGAAGCCACAAATGAATTGTTCTCACTGGCTTGTGGACCTCAGTCTACGAAGTCATACCCATGCTGTGTTATTAATGGAGTTTGTTTTTGGGTCAGGCGGGATAAGCGACTTACTGCCCCCAATCCTGGATTGCATATACTTAGGAAAATTGAAGATAAAGTGATCGAGTTGTTTGGTTTGGCGACCAATGTAATTGAATTGGTCTATAAACTTGGAATGCGAGTTGTATTATTTACCTGTGAATGGTTCAACACAAATCCTAATGAAAATCTTATTGAAATGGAAAATAATTTAGTAAACATATGTGTGAGCTCTAAATGGTATGGTGACAATCCTTTTGTTCTTGCAAATGAAGCAGTGCAAGTGTTTTATGTAGATGACCAAAAGTGCCGGCCAAATTGGAGATTGGTTCAGGGACCCAAACCCATTAATAGAAGCAAGGTACTGGTTTTCTTATTCATCATTAAATAAGTTTAGCTATATTTACAttctaatttttgtttttaattcttTTGGATGGCTGGTTTTGTAGAATGAATCAAACAGGAACTCTGCAGCACTAGCACAAAGTATAGAAAACATCTTTGATGGCGAACACAAGGTATATCTTTGAGGAGCTTTGGTATACTCGATAGTTATTTACAACATCTgatacaaaatttattttgataaacCAGAGAGTTAGAACTGCGCCGCAGCATAGTACATCTGTTTCATGTACAACATCATCACAGATAGAGACGGGGAAGGAGCAGCCGAAGGAATTTGTTGGGACTCTAGAAACAGAGCTTGAAAGTGAACGTGCATTGTGGTCAAGTCAGAAGGCTGAACTCGAGAGTCGACGTGCATTAGCCCAAGTTCAGAAGGCTGAACTCGATTGCCAACGTGCATTAATCCTTAGCCGGAAGGTTGAACTCGAGAGCCACCGCGCACTGACCTTGAGCCAGAAGGCTGAACTTGAGAGTCAGAAAACATTGAGCCAGAGACAGCAAAAGGAGCTTGAGAGTCAACGTTTGTTAACTAAGTATCAACAGGCTGAACTCGAGAGCACACAGAGACTTATTCAGGGCCAAAATCAGCTCTATCAGGATCAGCAGCAACTTCTTAAAGATCAACAAGAGCGCCTGAAACATTTTGAGAACCTTTTTACTTAAGTCTATAGAATAGCTCAGTTCTAGATGCAGCTTGCTTCGGCGCCAGAAATTAATTTGACCATCTCTTTTACATTTTTAGTCTATGTCAGACTGCACACAGTTGGATAATTTTGTTGAATTCCAAAATGAAAAGGAAATCTTTTCTAATACAACTTTCAAAATCTCCCTCAGTTTTTTAGATCAAATACAAGTGTTGTTAACATGCTCAACATGACACATTGAATTAGCATAAAAAGACTGTTGATTTACAGCCCTTACTACCCATGACTGACAGAGGTactcaaaacaaaaaacaaacagaatCTAATCTTTAACAGATGACCTGACATGATCTGCTAATTCCTTAATCAACCTCCTCAATCTTGCTCTCTTCAGTTGCTTCTTCCTCGAGCGCAGGCATCTCAGCATCATCACCAGCATCTGCTTCCTCTTCCTCAATGCTCAGTCCTAACTTCAACGTCCTGTGAGTTCTCGCTGCAAATGTGTTTGGTTCCTCCAGGCTGAAATCAGAAGTCAAAAGTGCAGTCTAGAACAACAGCATCACCAAATCTTTAGCGGACTTGTCGTTCTTCGGCTCTCTTCCTAAACTCCTCCATGGTTCCATTATCAGGATTCATCTCCATAGTCTTCTTGCTGGACATGTAAGAACTCATGCTGCTCTCCCTTAATGCTTGATCTTTCATAATTTTCACCATGTTGGCAGTCCACCCATATTCTCCTGTCATCAAGCAGCAAGGAGAATCCACAATTCTGTCAGAAACCACAACTTTTTCCACTATCACCCAAAATGTGATGGTTTTGCAAATCATCCGAATCAACGACACCCTCCTGAAATACAACTAAATACAACTTAATgttgttcatcttcttccttgTTATCAAAGAGATCAAAAGGAGCCCTCTTTGGCACAAATAAAATCACCTTGAATTCAAGCTCCCCTTCCACATCATTTTATCACCAGCTGGATATTTCAGGGATCGGGTTCGAAGTTCAACCTACCTTCATGCCCAAACCAAAAGACTACTTCTTACTTTCATATTACTGTTGTTTTACATAATTTGGCACTTAACTATAAGTCCAGCTAAACCatttatttaaaaaagaaaaacagatcAAACAAATGCTTCACTCATGGGCAGGTAATGGTGGCATGACCACTGCTACTAGAATCAAACACAATGATACAAGATTGATTACTAGTAAAGTCAATAATAGGATCCTCTCGATTGAGTGTGCAAATACCAAAACTAGAGGCATCATCATCAGAGCTCTGCCTTGTATTGGAGCTTTCCTATCAATAACAAATAAACAACCCTAGTTATAATCTAAACATGCAGGAGATGGAATGAATGGTCAAATATCAAAATTACTTGTTGCACTGTGTAAGGCTTCTTGGGCAGGATCTCAGGTATCAcctacttgttgaagatccaggTCCCCCGGGCTTAAATTGAGAAGTTACTTGTGACTTGTGAGAGGATAAGTCACAACACAGCTCCCCGAGGCAACGGAATATGAGACCACCTGCCTTCGACCATTAACATCTCAAGTTTTTTTCTACGATGTTTACAAATGGATTTTACAACCATAACAGGTTCGTTCCGGTCCATGAAAGAGAGAATTTTTGCCAAAATCTCTCCCGCCATTTAAGTAGGTGCCTACTGAAAATCAGTAAGATGGGAGGCATATCATCACGCGCGGTGAATAATTATGATATCATACTACAATAACTTCAAGTCTGATTTTGTTCATACTCACAAAGCATTATGATAGTTTCCTCTCACCGAATTTGGTACGCTTTCCAAGAGATATCACCAGCATACAAAATACAAGAAGCACACTATTTTCATATACTAATAAATCTTAGGGGTCAAAGTCCTAATCTCTAAGTGCTACCCTACACATATCTTAAAGGAATGGAATGTGTCCAAAGAGATGGCTTTAGACAGAAATGCGTGAAAGGTTACGTACCAGAACCATGATAAAATGCTTATGTGATTCCCAGGACAAAGCAGTTTGTTACTGGTTGCCAATAAAATTATAACCTATAATCCTCAGAATTGCAGAATACGCCACCAAGGCGTTAAACCATTCAGAGTGTTCTTCATATTCAATATCCATATCCTCATAGGCTCAAACATCAAAACATTGAACTTAATTACAAACGAAAAATATGTCTCCAGGCCAGTCCCAAGATGTAATGGCCACAAACACAGCTTCCGTAGGCATTTTAGGTACACCTAGAAAGATTACTGAAAGTCTAAAACCCAGATAAACAAGAAAAAACCCCATAAGACTGGAAAAATATGATTACACACAATGAATACAAACATAATCACAGCGCATGTACCCTTATCAGTTATCACCATATAATAGAGAGGAATGTAAAGATGGATCAGAGTACTGGCTTCAAAAATctgttgaaaagatttttaaacaaAACGCACATTATAATCTTAGTCGATTATCAGGGGAAAGGATCATCACATCCATCTTAATTATTCTCCAAACAAAAACAATCCAAAGCCAAATGCTACACAATAAGAACCACAAAATAGCAAGGGCTAAAACTGTTTAGTTTACAAAAAAACACAAACCTATAAAATGTTTGGAGCAAAATAGAGCTAATTTGTAAAATTAACAATGTTCAAAATCAGATAACAAGCTCTAAGTACATGTGAAACAATTATAAATGCATCAGCCCCTTGGATATTCAACTTGTGTGGTCATCTCCGGAATCATTACAGTTATATGTGTAGTTATCATCAGCATCCGTACtaaattaaacaaaataaaacctcactATTTGGGAGAAAACAATCTTGAAGCAAGTTCTGCTGGAAATAGATAAATAAGAAAAGATTTAGGCTTCAGTGTGTGTAACATTCAGATCACTGATAAAATCTTACTGAAATCCGCTAAGATATAAAATATATCGTCAGTAGCCTTTTAATCTGATATATTGATATGTGTGCATTTGATATAAATTCAAATTAAACCAGAACACATGACTTTGACTGAATCTTAACAATGAACTGGATAAGCAACTTTTCACACTACTCTCTGAGACAATAAAAAAATGTCACAGGTATTTCAACACAAATAAGCCGTTGAAGAAACTACTTATACTATTAATAAAAAGACCATGACAAAATATACGTATCATCGCCAGTCCCAAGAGGTAATGGTCACAACACAACTCCCCAAGGCAATAGAATATGACTATATGAGACTACCTGAGATGGAGATCTTTCGACATCGACATCTCAAGTTTTTTATACAATGTTTACAAATGGATTTTACAAACTCCCAGGCCAAAGCATGCATTTCCATAGTAAAACTCCTAATCagatcaaagtaagattttacaaattgaatacatgtaccctaagATTCCTTTCCAAATCTACCAAGAAATGTCACTGAGAAGAGCTACCGTTTTTGCAAGTAATTTTGCAGTGACTAGTCAGTTTTAATCAGTCAGAGGATTAATTACCATATATATTTGTTTTGCTCCAGGGAGATCAGAAGTTGCGGGGGGAAAATATGAGTTGCTTTGTTGTAA
This window encodes:
- the LOC113341333 gene encoding uncharacterized protein LOC113341333; the encoded protein is MATPTNGINSAQPERGLSVFTQNACPIGRDPVKMLTKEEIDKAHSYVLINCVEVQPYLDKYRDELQVGIVDNSSGWQQKNFAQWFKQHMMTLRYQESEEATNELFSLACGPQSTKSYPCCVINGVCFWVRRDKRLTAPNPGLHILRKIEDKVIELFGLATNVIELVYKLGMRVVLFTCEWFNTNPNENLIEMENNLVNICVSSKWYGDNPFVLANEAVQVFYVDDQKCRPNWRLVQGPKPINRSKNESNRNSAALAQSIENIFDGEHKRVRTAPQHSTSVSCTTSSQIETGKEQPKEFVGTLETELESERALWSSQKAELESRRALAQVQKAELDCQRALILSRKVELESHRALTLSQKAELESQKTLSQRQQKELESQRLLTKYQQAELESTQRLIQGQNQLYQDQQQLLKDQQERLKHFENLFT